A region from the Serinus canaria isolate serCan28SL12 chromosome 10, serCan2020, whole genome shotgun sequence genome encodes:
- the LOC103823214 gene encoding cytochrome P450 1A5-like: MWPVALSASEVLLAAAAFCLVFLLVQRLRPAVPAGLRRPPGPRGIPVLGNVLELRRDTHLALTRLSRRYGDVMEVRIGTRPVLVLSGLDTIRQALVKQGDDFMGRPDLYSFRFVADGQSLTFSPDSGEVWKARKKLAQSALKSFSMAPSPTSSCSCLLEEHVSKEAEYLVTKFLQLMEEQKRFEPYRYLVVSVANVICAMCFGKRYEHEDQELLRLVNFSEEFTDVTAAGNPADFIPLLRYLPSRSMKLFLDFNRYFLSFLQKRVKEHYETYDENNIRDITDSLIEQCLDKKLGANTATQIPKEKIVNLVNDLFGAGFDTTTTALSWSLMYLVTNPSMQRRIQEELDRTIGRERRPRLSDRGTLPYTEAFILEMFRHSSFLPFTIPHSTTKDTVLNGHFIPKDRCVFVNQWQVNHDEKLWKDPETFNPERFLSADGTKVNKEDGEKVLVFGLGKRRCIGENIARWQVFLFLTTLLQQLEFSVGEGGRVDMTPLYGLSLKHKRCEHFQVRLRFPAKGRS, encoded by the exons ATGTGGCCCGTGGCGCTGTCGGCCAGCGAGGTGCTGCTGGCGGCCGCCGCCTTCTGCCTGGTGTTCCTGCTGGTGCAGCGGCTGCGGCCGGCCGTGcccgcggggctgcggcggcCGCCGGGCCCGCGGGGCATTCCCGTGCTGGGGAACGTGCTGGAGCTGCGCAGGGACACGCACCTGGCGCTGACGCGGCTGAGCCGGCGCTACGGGGACGTGATGGAGGTGCGCATCGGGACACGGCCCGTGCTGGTGCTCAGCGGGCTGGACACCATCCGCCAAGCCCTGGTCAAGCAGGGAGACGACTTCATGGGGCGTCCCGACCTCTACAGCTTCCGCTTTGTGGCGGACGGGCAGAGCCTGACGTTCAGCCCCGACTCCGGGGAGGTGTGGAAGGCGCGCAAGAAGCTGGCCCAGAGCGCCCTGAAGAGCTTCTCGATGGCGCCCAGCCCCACCTcgtcctgcagctgcctgctggaggaGCACGTCTCCAAGGAGGCCGAGTACCTGGTCACCAAGTTCCTGCAGCTGATGGAGGAGCAGAAGAGGTTTGAGCCCTACCGGTACCTGGTGGTGTCGGTGGCCAACGTCATCTGTGCCATGTGCTTCGGCAAGCGCTACGAGCACGaggaccaggagctgctcaggctggtgAATTTCTCCGAGGAGTTCACTGATGTCACTGCCGCTGGCAACCCCGCCGACTTCATCCCCCTGCTCCGCTACCTGCCCAGCCGCAGCATGAAGCTGTTCCTCGATTTCAACAGGTACTTCCTCAGCTTCCTGCAGAAGAGGGTCAAGGAGCACTACGAGACCTACGACGAG aACAACATCCGGGACATCACGGACTCCCTCATTGAGCAGTGCCTGGACAAAAAACTGGGAGCCAACACGGCCACGCAGATCCCCAAGGAGAAGATTGTCAACCTCGTGAACGACCTCTTTGGAGCAG GCTTCGACACCACAaccacagccctgtcctggagCCTCATGTACCTTGTGACGAACCCCAGCATGCAGAGAAGgatccaggaggagctgg ACCGCACCATCGGGCGGGAGAGGCGGCCGCGGCTCTCGGACCGGGGCACGCTGCCCTACACGGAAGCCTTCATCCTGGAGATGTTCAGgcattcctccttcctgcccttcacCATCCCACACAG CACCACCAAGGACACGGTGTTGAACGGCCACTTCATCCCAAAGGATCGCTGCGTCTTCGTCAACCAGTGGCAAGTGAACCACGACGA GAAGCTTTGGAAGGACCCAGAGACCTTCAACCCCGAGCGTTTCCTCAGCGCTGACGGGACCAAAGTGAACAAAGAGGACGGGGAGAAGGTGCTGGTGTTTggcctggggaagaggaggtgcATTGGGGAGAACATTGCCCGCTGGCAGGTGTTCCTCTTCCTGACCacgctgctgcagcagctggagttCAGCGTGGGCGAGGGCGGCAGGGTGGACATGACCCCGCTCTATGGACTGTCCCTGAAGCACAAGAGGTGTGAGCACTTCCAGGTCAGGCTCCGCTTCCCCgccaagggcaggagctga
- the LOC103823194 gene encoding cytochrome P450 1A4-like isoform X1, with protein sequence MWPLALSASEVLLAAAAFCLVFLLVQRLRPAVPAGLRRPPGPRGIPVLGNVLELRRDTHLALTRLSRRYGDVMEVRIGTRPVLVLSGLDTIRQALVKQGDDFMGRPDLPSFHYISNGQSLAFSPDSGEVWKARRKLAQSALKSFSVAPSPTSSCSCLLEEHVSKEAEYLVTKFLQLMEEQKGFDLNQYLVVSVANVICAMCFGKRYEHEDQELLSLVNLGNEFGEVAGSGHPTDFIPLLRYLPSRTMEAFKDINRRFNAFVQKIVQEHYSTFDKEHIRDITDSLIGHCQENSAGEDARVQLSDEKIIHIVNDLFGAGFDTVATALSWSLMYVALYPDVQKKIQEELDRTIGRERRPRLSDRGTLPYTEAFILEMFRHSSFLPFTIPHSTTKATVLNGYYIPKDTCVFINQWQVNHDEALWKDPSSFRPERFLSAAGAELSRAEGDKVLSFGLGRRRCLGETIGRWEIFLFLTTLLQQLHFSLRPGEPVDITPQYGLTMKYKKCEAFQIRQRFPVGSSP encoded by the exons ATGTGGCCCCTGGCGCTGTCGGCCAGCGAGGTGCTGCTGGCGGCCGCCGCCTTCTGCCTGGTGTTCCTGCTGGTGCAGCGGCTGCGGCCGGCCGTGcccgcggggctgcggcggcCGCCGGGCCCGCGGGGCATTCCCGTGCTGGGGAACGTGCTGGAGCTGCGCAGGGACACGCACCTGGCGCTGACGCGGCTGAGCCGGCGCTACGGGGACGTGATGGAGGTGCGCATCGGGACACGGCCCGTGCTGGTGCTCAGCGGGCTGGACACCATCCGCCAAGCCCTGGTCAAGCAGGGAGACGACTTCATGGGGCGTCCCGACCTGCCCAGCTTCCACTACATCTCCAACGGGCAGAGCCTGGCGTTCAGCCCCGACTCCGGGGAGGTGTGGAAAGCGCGCAGGAAGCTGGCCCAGAGCGCCCTGAAGAGCTTCTCGGTGGCGCCCAGCCCCACCTcgtcctgcagctgcctgctggaggaGCACGTCTCCAAGGAGGCCGAGTACCTGGTCACCAAGTTCCTGCAGCTGATGGAGGAGCAGAAGGGGTTTGACCTCAACCAGTACCTGGTGGTGTCGGTGGCCAACGTCATCTGTGCCATGTGCTTCGGCAAGCGCTACGAGCACGaggaccaggagctgctcagcctggtgAACCTGGGCAACGAGTTTGGGGAGGTGGCCGGGAGTGGCCACCCCACCGACTTCATCCCCCTGCTCCGCTACCTGCCCAGCCGCACCATGGAGGCCTTCAAGGACATCAACCGGCGCTTCAACGCCTTCGTGCAGAAAATTGTGCAGGAGCATTACAGCACCTTCGATAAG GAGCACATCCGGGACATCACGGACTCGCTGATCGGGCACTGCCAGGAGAACAGCGCCGGGGAGGACGCCCGGGTGCAGCTCTCCGACGAGAAGATCATCCACATCGTCAACGACCTCTTTGGGGCAG GCTTTGACACTGTGGCTACAGCCCTGTCCTGGAGCCTCATGTACGTTGCTTTGTACCCTGATGTCCAGAAGAAgatccaggaggagctgg ACCGCACCATCGGGCGGGAGAGGCGGCCGCGGCTCTCGGACCGGGGCACGCTGCCCTACACGGAAGCCTTCATCCTGGAGATGTTCAGgcattcctccttcctgcccttcacCATCCCACACAG CACAACAAAAGCAACAGTCTTGAATGGCTACTACATCCCCAAGGACACCTGTGTGTTCATCAACCAGTGGCAAGTGAACCACGATGA GGCGCTGTGGAAGGACCCCTCCTCCTTCAGGCCCGAGCGGTTCCTgagcgcggcgggcgcggagctGAGCCGTGCCGAGGGGGACAAGGTCCTGTCCTTCGGGCTGGGCCGGCGTCGCTGCCTGGGCGAGACCATCGGCCGCTGGGagatcttcctcttcctcaccacgctgctgcagcagctgcacttcaGCCTGCGGCCCGGCGAGCCCGTGGACATCACCCCCCAGTACGGACTGACCATGAAGTACAAGAAGTGCGAGGCCTTCCAGATCCGGCAGAGATTCCCCGTCGGGAGCTCTCCGTGA
- the LOC103823194 gene encoding cytochrome P450 1A4-like isoform X2, giving the protein MWPLALSASEVLLAAAAFCLVFLLVQRLRPAVPAGLRRPPGPRGIPVLGNVLELRRDTHLALTRLSRRYGDVMEVRIGTRPVLVLSGLDTIRQALVKQGDDFMGRPDLPSFHYISNGQSLAFSPDSGEVWKARRKLAQSALKSFSVAPSPTSSCSCLLEEHVSKEAEYLVTKFLQLMEEQKGFDLNQYLVVSVANVICAMCFGKRYEHEDQELLSLVNLGNEFGEVAGSGHPTDFIPLLRYLPSRTMEAFKDINRRFNAFVQKIVQEHYSTFDKEHIRDITDSLIGHCQENSAGEDARVQLSDEKIIHIVNDLFGAGFDTVATALSWSLMYVALYPDVQKKIQEELDRTIGRERRPRLSDRGTLPYTEAFILEMFRHSSFLPFTIPHSTPGFIFFFLP; this is encoded by the exons ATGTGGCCCCTGGCGCTGTCGGCCAGCGAGGTGCTGCTGGCGGCCGCCGCCTTCTGCCTGGTGTTCCTGCTGGTGCAGCGGCTGCGGCCGGCCGTGcccgcggggctgcggcggcCGCCGGGCCCGCGGGGCATTCCCGTGCTGGGGAACGTGCTGGAGCTGCGCAGGGACACGCACCTGGCGCTGACGCGGCTGAGCCGGCGCTACGGGGACGTGATGGAGGTGCGCATCGGGACACGGCCCGTGCTGGTGCTCAGCGGGCTGGACACCATCCGCCAAGCCCTGGTCAAGCAGGGAGACGACTTCATGGGGCGTCCCGACCTGCCCAGCTTCCACTACATCTCCAACGGGCAGAGCCTGGCGTTCAGCCCCGACTCCGGGGAGGTGTGGAAAGCGCGCAGGAAGCTGGCCCAGAGCGCCCTGAAGAGCTTCTCGGTGGCGCCCAGCCCCACCTcgtcctgcagctgcctgctggaggaGCACGTCTCCAAGGAGGCCGAGTACCTGGTCACCAAGTTCCTGCAGCTGATGGAGGAGCAGAAGGGGTTTGACCTCAACCAGTACCTGGTGGTGTCGGTGGCCAACGTCATCTGTGCCATGTGCTTCGGCAAGCGCTACGAGCACGaggaccaggagctgctcagcctggtgAACCTGGGCAACGAGTTTGGGGAGGTGGCCGGGAGTGGCCACCCCACCGACTTCATCCCCCTGCTCCGCTACCTGCCCAGCCGCACCATGGAGGCCTTCAAGGACATCAACCGGCGCTTCAACGCCTTCGTGCAGAAAATTGTGCAGGAGCATTACAGCACCTTCGATAAG GAGCACATCCGGGACATCACGGACTCGCTGATCGGGCACTGCCAGGAGAACAGCGCCGGGGAGGACGCCCGGGTGCAGCTCTCCGACGAGAAGATCATCCACATCGTCAACGACCTCTTTGGGGCAG GCTTTGACACTGTGGCTACAGCCCTGTCCTGGAGCCTCATGTACGTTGCTTTGTACCCTGATGTCCAGAAGAAgatccaggaggagctgg ACCGCACCATCGGGCGGGAGAGGCGGCCGCGGCTCTCGGACCGGGGCACGCTGCCCTACACGGAAGCCTTCATCCTGGAGATGTTCAGgcattcctccttcctgcccttcacCATCCCACACAG CACACCTgggtttatatttttcttcctgccttga